From Synoicihabitans lomoniglobus, the proteins below share one genomic window:
- a CDS encoding LacI family DNA-binding transcriptional regulator — MSSQRRVTLSDIAKQAEVHVTTVSLALRNHPRLPERTRTRIQKIAKELGYQPDPVLQALVAYRGKVMARRNPPTLAYLTNWSTRLGWQNVTAHPEFYAGAQAKSKELGFNLEHFWMGEPGLTHTRMSKILQTRGITGLIIASHRRETDVALHFDWSAFSAVKIDYFPHEPELHNVTNDQCNIVRLAMRQVAERGYQRIGCVMHRGWDHSVDHLWTAGFLAEQSLFPEKDRVPMFVFPELEPVEAWMAESKDHVEAPPKSFAAWFKKYQPDVILTKRSFVEPCIKQMGLQIPRDVALVDLFLDVFDGANAGVRQNHHIVGELAVEILAGQLHYNKYGVPEIPTTTNVEGTWFDGATCPPKKAAPTRKPATKKKTARAAAK; from the coding sequence ATGTCTTCCCAACGCCGCGTTACCCTTTCCGACATCGCCAAACAGGCGGAAGTGCACGTCACCACCGTTTCACTCGCCCTGCGCAATCACCCCCGTCTGCCCGAACGCACCCGCACGCGGATCCAGAAGATCGCCAAGGAGCTCGGCTACCAGCCCGACCCTGTGCTGCAGGCGCTCGTCGCCTACCGCGGCAAGGTCATGGCGCGGCGCAATCCGCCCACCCTCGCCTACCTCACCAATTGGAGCACGCGCCTCGGCTGGCAAAACGTGACCGCGCACCCGGAATTCTACGCCGGCGCCCAGGCCAAATCCAAGGAGCTCGGTTTCAACCTCGAACACTTCTGGATGGGCGAGCCCGGTCTCACCCACACGCGCATGAGCAAGATCCTGCAGACGCGCGGCATCACTGGACTCATCATCGCCTCGCACCGCCGCGAGACCGACGTCGCCCTGCACTTCGACTGGTCGGCCTTTTCCGCCGTCAAAATCGACTACTTCCCCCACGAACCCGAGCTGCACAACGTCACCAACGACCAGTGCAACATTGTCCGCCTCGCCATGCGCCAAGTTGCCGAACGCGGCTACCAACGCATCGGCTGCGTCATGCACCGCGGTTGGGATCACTCCGTCGATCACCTCTGGACCGCCGGATTCCTCGCCGAACAATCGCTCTTTCCCGAAAAAGACCGCGTGCCGATGTTCGTTTTCCCCGAACTCGAGCCCGTCGAGGCCTGGATGGCCGAGAGCAAGGACCACGTCGAGGCGCCCCCCAAGTCGTTCGCCGCTTGGTTCAAGAAATACCAGCCCGACGTCATCCTCACCAAACGGTCCTTCGTCGAACCCTGTATCAAACAAATGGGGCTGCAAATCCCGCGCGATGTCGCCCTGGTCGATCTCTTCCTCGATGTCTTCGACGGGGCCAACGCCGGCGTGCGCCAGAACCATCACATCGTGGGCGAACTCGCGGTCGAAATTCTCGCCGGTCAGCTGCACTACAACAAATACGGCGTGCCCGAGATCCCCACCACCACCAACGTCGAAGGCACGTGGTTCGACGGAGCCACCTGCCCGCCGAAAAAGGCCGCCCCCACCCGCAAGCCCGCGACCAAAAAGAAGACCGCCCGCGCCGCCGCCAAGTAG
- a CDS encoding TonB-dependent receptor plug domain-containing protein → MKTHSQTPVAALLLPLLSFLALPLWAQEATNPDELPLDDGEILTLSPFEVSATETSGYAATTTMAGTRINTELRDVGSAISVITKEFLDDTGAVNNETLLQYTTNTEVGNIYGNFTGVGNGATVDESNRFRSPNTNTRVRGLAAADGTRNFFLSAVPWDGYNVERVDLQRGPNSILFGLGSPAGIINTTTVSAEFENSAEVEFRVGSFGSVRASFDVNRVLVEDTLAVRVTGVTDNEQFQQDPAFEDDERLFGTIRWTPHLFADSAKTTFKANIESGEIKSNRPRSIPPVDLITPWFTEMNQAVYDPYETQDNYSLLPGRGARRPTYEDGSANPYYDPWVGHFAQVFGGPLVIFGDGSAMTPNNFYQTEIREIYGLAADGSIDGDIGLEYQRWNGVQAYSEYAKYAGLPYSEFGQYKNIHLTDPSVFDFYNNLIDGPNKSEYQDFDVYNLSLAQTFMDNRFGLEIAYDNQSFNDGQESLLSGQRQAIFIDINSHFANGEPNPNVGRPFVSDTTAFGNNYRSIDRDSLRLTGFAELDFRDVFERRRGSFLTKLLGRHVFTGLYAEDNSESDSRSYMQYGTDTAYGDSVGIDIIDDNWRQVNTVTYLGPSLLGSNGTNLNIPRLTARQTPTSGQILVFDSHWNSPNVDPSAIWTDYRGAESTQSDNPSNYVGWVRQPLNILSAANGYLDELTTDAQLSKSEVTSEAFIWQGFFWNGAIVPTFGYREDTAKSWSFQGNTTRLNGAVDFSDYELAAEPNNTVDGVSRSWSIVAHLDDLVGGRLPLGVSIYYNKSDNFQPAAGRVDVYGNPLPAPSGKTEDMGIMLSSKDGRYSLKVNKYESSALYASSSAINSYNWVIGSLVAWGNNWSNVFAADDGPDWEVNYQPWTGQTPEEAAAQEAAAIAAWRANPPSQEFLDAWSIDTSLFRSQGASTPPGFTALEDTVSEGYEIELVANPTNQWRVSLNASKQEATRSNVGGEALNAFLAERTEVYNNTAAGDLRIWWGGSTDTIRSDWQSRFMSNYALVQLQEGSSVPELRTWRANLITNYDFDEGLLRGFNVGLGYRWQDDVVIGYPLMADGSGNTTYDLAHPYRGPTEANIDLWVGYSKTLSERIDWRVQFNIRNLGKGNELIPITTQPDGTPAAWRIAPHQTWSLTNSFRF, encoded by the coding sequence ATGAAGACACATTCCCAAACCCCCGTAGCAGCCTTGCTGCTACCGCTGCTATCGTTTCTGGCGTTACCTTTGTGGGCGCAAGAAGCGACCAACCCTGATGAATTGCCGTTGGATGACGGCGAAATTCTCACGCTCTCTCCGTTTGAAGTCAGTGCGACTGAAACGAGCGGCTATGCGGCCACCACCACGATGGCCGGCACGCGCATCAATACCGAATTGCGAGACGTAGGTTCCGCCATTTCGGTGATCACCAAGGAGTTCTTGGATGACACGGGGGCGGTGAACAACGAGACGCTATTGCAGTATACGACCAATACGGAGGTCGGTAATATCTATGGCAATTTCACCGGTGTCGGCAATGGCGCCACCGTTGATGAATCGAATCGATTCCGCAGCCCCAACACCAACACCCGCGTGCGCGGACTCGCTGCCGCGGATGGCACCCGGAATTTCTTTCTCTCGGCCGTGCCGTGGGATGGCTACAACGTCGAGCGGGTCGATCTCCAGCGGGGCCCGAACTCAATCCTTTTCGGTTTGGGCAGTCCGGCGGGCATTATCAACACCACCACGGTGAGCGCAGAGTTTGAGAACTCGGCTGAAGTGGAGTTCCGTGTGGGCAGTTTTGGCAGCGTGCGGGCATCATTCGACGTCAACCGGGTGTTGGTGGAGGACACATTGGCGGTGCGTGTGACGGGGGTGACGGATAACGAGCAGTTCCAGCAGGACCCGGCATTCGAGGACGATGAGCGCTTGTTTGGCACCATTCGCTGGACGCCGCATTTGTTCGCCGATTCCGCCAAGACGACGTTCAAAGCCAACATCGAGTCGGGTGAAATCAAAAGTAACCGCCCGCGCTCGATTCCTCCCGTGGATTTGATCACCCCGTGGTTTACGGAGATGAATCAGGCGGTCTACGATCCCTATGAGACCCAGGACAATTATTCGCTGCTGCCCGGACGTGGCGCTCGGCGACCCACGTATGAAGACGGCTCGGCCAATCCGTATTACGATCCCTGGGTCGGCCACTTTGCCCAAGTCTTCGGTGGTCCGCTGGTGATTTTTGGGGATGGCTCCGCCATGACCCCCAATAATTTCTATCAGACGGAAATTCGCGAGATCTATGGTCTCGCCGCCGATGGTTCGATCGATGGTGACATCGGATTGGAATACCAACGCTGGAACGGGGTGCAGGCCTACTCCGAATACGCCAAGTATGCCGGTCTGCCGTATTCAGAATTCGGGCAATACAAGAACATCCATCTCACGGATCCGAGTGTCTTCGATTTCTACAACAACCTCATCGATGGTCCCAACAAGAGCGAGTATCAGGACTTTGACGTCTACAATCTGAGTCTCGCCCAGACGTTCATGGACAACCGCTTCGGCCTGGAAATCGCCTACGATAATCAGTCGTTCAACGATGGGCAGGAGAGCCTGCTCAGCGGACAGCGGCAGGCCATCTTCATCGATATCAACAGTCACTTCGCCAACGGTGAGCCCAACCCTAACGTGGGGCGGCCGTTCGTGAGCGATACCACGGCTTTTGGTAACAATTATCGCAGCATCGATCGCGACTCCCTCCGGCTGACCGGTTTTGCCGAACTGGACTTTCGGGACGTGTTCGAACGCCGACGCGGTTCTTTCCTCACGAAACTACTGGGTCGTCACGTGTTCACGGGTCTCTACGCCGAGGATAACAGCGAAAGCGACAGCCGCAGCTACATGCAGTATGGCACCGACACGGCTTACGGTGATTCGGTCGGCATCGACATCATCGATGACAATTGGCGGCAGGTGAATACGGTCACCTACCTCGGCCCGTCGCTCCTCGGGAGCAATGGGACGAACCTCAACATCCCGCGCCTCACCGCCAGGCAGACTCCGACTTCAGGCCAGATCCTGGTGTTTGATTCGCATTGGAACAGTCCCAACGTTGATCCGAGTGCCATCTGGACCGATTACCGCGGGGCCGAATCCACCCAGTCGGACAATCCCTCCAACTACGTCGGATGGGTCCGGCAGCCATTGAACATCCTCTCTGCGGCGAATGGCTACCTCGACGAGCTCACCACCGATGCACAGTTGTCGAAATCCGAGGTCACTTCCGAGGCCTTCATCTGGCAGGGCTTCTTCTGGAACGGTGCCATCGTGCCGACGTTTGGCTACCGGGAGGACACCGCCAAGTCGTGGTCCTTCCAGGGTAACACCACGCGCTTGAATGGTGCGGTCGATTTCAGTGATTACGAGCTGGCGGCCGAGCCCAATAACACCGTGGACGGCGTATCCCGCAGCTGGAGCATCGTGGCCCACCTCGACGATCTCGTGGGAGGTCGCCTGCCGCTCGGCGTGTCCATCTACTACAACAAGTCCGACAACTTCCAACCCGCCGCGGGCCGGGTGGATGTCTATGGCAACCCGCTGCCCGCGCCAAGCGGCAAGACCGAGGACATGGGCATCATGTTGTCCTCCAAGGATGGCCGCTACTCCCTGAAGGTGAACAAATACGAGAGCTCCGCCCTCTACGCGAGTTCCAGCGCCATCAACAGCTACAACTGGGTCATCGGCTCGCTCGTGGCTTGGGGCAATAATTGGTCGAACGTGTTCGCCGCGGACGACGGACCGGACTGGGAGGTCAACTACCAACCGTGGACCGGCCAGACTCCCGAGGAGGCCGCGGCCCAGGAAGCTGCCGCCATCGCCGCGTGGCGGGCAAACCCGCCTTCGCAGGAATTCCTGGATGCGTGGTCGATCGATACCAGCTTGTTCCGGAGTCAGGGGGCCTCCACTCCTCCGGGTTTCACGGCCCTGGAAGACACGGTCTCGGAGGGCTATGAAATCGAGTTGGTCGCGAACCCGACGAACCAATGGCGCGTCTCGTTAAACGCCTCCAAACAGGAAGCGACGCGATCCAATGTCGGCGGTGAAGCACTCAATGCTTTCCTCGCCGAACGCACCGAGGTCTACAACAACACGGCTGCGGGCGACCTGCGCATCTGGTGGGGCGGCTCGACCGACACCATCCGCTCGGACTGGCAGAGCCGCTTCATGTCCAACTACGCCCTGGTGCAGTTGCAGGAAGGCTCATCCGTGCCCGAGCTGCGCACCTGGCGGGCCAACCTGATCACGAACTACGACTTCGATGAAGGGCTCCTCCGGGGCTTCAACGTCGGGTTGGGCTATCGCTGGCAGGACGACGTCGTCATCGGATATCCGCTCATGGCGGACGGCAGCGGGAACACGACCTACGACCTGGCCCATCCCTACCGGGGACCGACCGAGGCCAACATCGACCTGTGGGTCGGTTACAGCAAAACCCTGAGCGAGCGGATCGACTGGCGGGTGCAGTTCAACATCCGCAACTTGGGCAAAGGCAACGAGCTCATCCCGATCACGACGCAGCCGGACGGCACCCCTGCGGCCTGGCGCATTGCGCCTCATCAAACCTGGTCGCTCACCAACTCGTTCCGGTTCTAG
- a CDS encoding MFS transporter, which translates to MSDPTNVKLSFKEKAGYSLGDAGANFVFQMMIVFQTAFYTDVMGIGAAAVGWMLLLVRFSDAITDPIMGAIADRTNTKWGKFRPWLIWSAIPFALLFWAAYTVPSGLGDSAKLWYAVITYTVLMMAYTMNNAPYSALNGVMTSNGSERTSLSQYRFFAAMVAAFVVQGLTLPLVSKFSDGSTADPTQNPHGWSITIGIFAAISVVFFVVTFFSAKERVQPPAGQKPNLKQDFKDIRHNRPWIAMFAMTLFVFITLALRGGSQYYYFTYYVDSAALTDMVDKFGLFATPAALENPGIGFRILDTFGLVVTPGDSPTAVGFSLFNMTGSLVNVIGVLMAKPLADLFGKKIVFMVGLAAAAFFQCCYYFLDATSVSTMFWLTILTSLGYGPTIPLLWAMIADTADYGEWKNKRRATGFVFAGIVFALKGGLGIGGAITGWLLAMYGYSPETATDPEVLLGMRKMIGFYSGGFFFMGVVCMFFYPISKKVAAEMAEALEARRVKTAASG; encoded by the coding sequence ATGAGTGACCCCACCAATGTGAAACTCTCCTTCAAGGAGAAGGCCGGCTACAGTCTTGGCGACGCCGGTGCCAACTTCGTCTTCCAGATGATGATCGTCTTCCAGACGGCGTTCTATACCGACGTCATGGGCATCGGGGCGGCGGCCGTGGGGTGGATGCTGCTGCTGGTGCGTTTCAGTGACGCCATCACCGACCCGATCATGGGGGCCATCGCGGACCGCACCAACACCAAGTGGGGCAAGTTCCGGCCGTGGCTCATCTGGTCGGCCATCCCGTTCGCGTTGCTCTTCTGGGCCGCCTACACCGTGCCGTCCGGCCTGGGAGACAGCGCCAAGCTTTGGTATGCGGTAATCACCTACACGGTGCTCATGATGGCCTACACCATGAACAACGCGCCCTATTCCGCCCTCAACGGCGTGATGACCAGCAACGGCAGCGAGCGCACCAGCCTTTCCCAATACCGCTTCTTCGCGGCCATGGTCGCCGCCTTCGTGGTGCAGGGGCTCACGCTTCCGCTCGTCTCCAAATTCAGCGACGGCTCGACCGCCGACCCGACCCAGAACCCGCACGGTTGGTCGATTACGATCGGTATTTTCGCCGCCATCTCGGTGGTGTTTTTCGTCGTGACGTTCTTCAGCGCCAAGGAGCGCGTGCAACCTCCCGCCGGTCAGAAGCCCAACCTCAAGCAGGACTTCAAGGACATCCGCCACAACCGCCCGTGGATCGCCATGTTTGCCATGACGCTGTTCGTGTTCATCACGTTGGCCCTGCGCGGTGGTTCGCAGTATTACTATTTCACCTACTACGTGGATTCAGCCGCGCTCACCGACATGGTCGACAAGTTCGGCCTCTTCGCCACCCCGGCGGCGTTGGAAAACCCCGGCATCGGTTTCCGCATTCTCGACACGTTCGGTCTGGTCGTCACGCCCGGTGACTCGCCGACGGCGGTGGGCTTCTCGCTCTTCAACATGACCGGCAGTCTGGTCAACGTGATCGGTGTGCTGATGGCGAAGCCCTTGGCGGACCTCTTCGGCAAGAAGATCGTTTTCATGGTCGGCCTCGCCGCCGCCGCCTTCTTCCAATGCTGCTACTACTTCCTCGATGCCACCTCGGTTTCGACGATGTTCTGGCTCACGATTCTCACCAGCCTCGGCTACGGTCCGACCATTCCGCTGCTCTGGGCGATGATCGCCGACACCGCCGACTATGGTGAGTGGAAAAACAAGCGCCGCGCCACGGGCTTTGTCTTCGCCGGCATCGTGTTTGCCCTCAAGGGTGGTCTCGGTATCGGCGGCGCCATCACGGGATGGTTGCTCGCCATGTATGGTTACAGCCCCGAGACCGCGACCGACCCCGAAGTGCTGCTCGGTATGCGCAAGATGATCGGCTTCTACTCGGGCGGATTCTTCTTCATGGGCGTCGTCTGCATGTTCTTCTATCCGATTTCCAAAAAGGTCGCGGCTGAGATGGCGGAAGCCCTTGAAGCCCGCCGAGTCAAAACCGCCGCCTCCGGCTAA
- the xylA gene encoding xylose isomerase, with the protein MKSRHFAGIPQIPFEGTGTENPLAFRHYNPDEVIDGKTMKEHMRFGIAYWHSFRGTGGDPFGPGTIVRPWEKGKDAISVAKKRMDAAFEFFQKIQAPFWCWHDRDIAPEGSTLKQSHKYLDTIVAHAKKLQDQTGIKLLWGTANLFSNPRYMCGGATNPDAHVFAYAAAQVKKAMECTVELGGENYVFWGGREGYETLLNTNMKREQDHLAAFMHMAVDYAKEIGFKGQFLIEPKPKEPTKHQYDFDVASGVAFLRTYKLDKKFKFNIETNHATLAGHTFNHEIEVAAAHGMLGSIDANSGDTLLGWDTDQFNTDVKELTLAMVSILRAGGLGSGGFNFDAKLRRPSIDPADLFYAHIGGMDAYALAFKTARQILADGKFEKFVADRYSSFDQGFGKDAEKKKIGFKELEKVAFKLGEPKPVSGRQEFLENLVNTYLHG; encoded by the coding sequence ATGAAGTCACGCCACTTTGCGGGTATCCCGCAAATTCCGTTCGAAGGCACCGGCACTGAGAATCCGCTGGCCTTCCGCCACTACAATCCCGACGAAGTGATCGACGGTAAGACGATGAAGGAGCACATGCGCTTCGGCATCGCCTACTGGCACTCCTTCCGCGGCACCGGCGGTGATCCGTTTGGTCCGGGCACCATCGTGCGTCCCTGGGAAAAGGGCAAAGACGCCATCAGCGTGGCGAAAAAGCGCATGGATGCGGCCTTCGAGTTTTTCCAAAAGATCCAGGCCCCGTTCTGGTGCTGGCACGATCGCGACATCGCGCCCGAGGGTTCGACCCTCAAGCAGTCGCACAAGTATCTCGATACGATCGTGGCGCACGCCAAGAAGCTGCAGGACCAGACCGGCATCAAGCTGCTCTGGGGCACGGCCAACCTCTTCAGCAACCCGCGCTACATGTGCGGTGGTGCCACCAATCCCGACGCCCACGTCTTCGCCTACGCGGCGGCGCAGGTGAAGAAAGCCATGGAGTGCACCGTCGAGCTCGGCGGTGAGAACTACGTGTTCTGGGGCGGTCGCGAAGGTTACGAGACCCTGCTCAACACCAACATGAAGCGGGAGCAGGATCACCTCGCGGCGTTCATGCACATGGCGGTCGACTACGCCAAGGAGATCGGTTTCAAGGGGCAGTTCCTCATCGAGCCCAAGCCCAAGGAGCCGACCAAGCACCAATACGATTTCGACGTCGCCTCGGGGGTCGCCTTCCTGCGCACCTACAAGTTGGACAAGAAGTTCAAGTTCAACATCGAGACCAACCACGCCACGCTCGCCGGCCACACCTTCAATCATGAGATCGAAGTCGCCGCCGCGCACGGCATGCTCGGCTCGATCGACGCCAACTCCGGAGACACGCTCCTCGGCTGGGACACCGATCAGTTCAACACCGACGTGAAAGAACTCACCCTCGCCATGGTTTCGATCCTGCGCGCCGGCGGTCTCGGTAGCGGTGGTTTCAACTTCGACGCGAAGCTGCGTCGTCCGTCGATCGACCCGGCTGACTTGTTCTACGCCCACATCGGCGGCATGGACGCCTATGCGCTGGCTTTCAAAACGGCCCGTCAAATCCTCGCCGACGGCAAGTTCGAGAAGTTCGTGGCCGACCGCTACAGCTCCTTCGACCAGGGCTTCGGCAAGGATGCCGAGAAGAAGAAAATCGGCTTCAAGGAGCTCGAAAAGGTCGCCTTCAAGCTGGGCGAGCCCAAGCCGGTTTCCGGTCGCCAGGAGTTCCTCGAAAACCTGGTCAACACCTACCTCCACGGTTAA
- a CDS encoding alpha-glucuronidase family glycosyl hydrolase — protein sequence MMMRLLLVALLASVALNSAQAEDGYRLWLRYDQVDGRDVRSGYRSALRAVVFQTTAGEDTPVIASARAELTRGLGGLIDRDPTVHIVAGELRPELGADGYALKAVTVDGERAVRITGNSDAGVLYGTFALLRKMQLGESLDELDETSVPKIARRLMNHWDNLNRFVERGYAGFSLWEWAYLPEVISPRYEDYARALASTGINGTVINNVNANALILTPEYLAKVAALADVFRQWGIRLYLTSRFSAPMEIGGLETADPLDPAVQAWWDAKVAEIYTYVPDFGGFLVKANSEGQPGPHDFGRDHADGANMLAAPLAAEGRDGIVMWRAFVYAFEDDTDRVKQAYNQFVPLDGKFLDNVIVQIKNGPLDFMPREAFSPLFGAMPHTRLMAELQITQEYLGGSVQLAYLGPMWEEVLTQDTYAQGEGSTIGRVVDGTLKGHPLSAIAGVANTGTDRNWTGHPLAQSNWYAYGRLAWDHELTAHQIAEEWTALTFDAEEDAANEIVEILMGSRETVVNYSMPLGLHHIMERGHHYGPGPWVMGGRSDWTSPYYHQANEIGVGADRGQFGSKAINQYALELRQQWGNLDTVPDNLLLWFHHVPWDYEMKSGRPLWDELALRYQQGVDEVHAMQARWDDLQGKIDDERWDATRQRMALQEKDAREWRDACLLYFQQFSQRPLPEGVEPAEYDLQHYIDVNRRYYPGHPGEY from the coding sequence ATGATGATGCGCCTGCTGCTGGTCGCCCTCCTGGCCTCTGTCGCCCTTAACTCGGCTCAGGCCGAGGACGGTTACCGACTCTGGCTGCGTTATGATCAGGTTGATGGTCGGGACGTCCGTTCCGGCTATCGCAGTGCTTTGCGCGCGGTCGTTTTCCAAACGACCGCCGGCGAAGACACGCCTGTGATCGCCTCCGCTCGTGCGGAGCTGACGCGTGGTCTCGGTGGTCTGATCGATCGCGACCCGACCGTGCACATCGTGGCCGGCGAGCTGCGGCCGGAGCTCGGCGCCGACGGCTACGCGCTCAAGGCGGTCACGGTCGACGGCGAGCGGGCAGTGCGCATCACGGGCAACAGCGACGCGGGCGTGCTCTACGGCACCTTTGCCCTGCTGCGCAAAATGCAGCTCGGCGAATCGCTCGACGAACTCGACGAAACTTCCGTGCCCAAAATCGCCCGGCGGTTGATGAATCACTGGGACAACCTCAACCGCTTCGTCGAGCGCGGCTACGCGGGCTTCTCGTTGTGGGAATGGGCCTACCTGCCCGAGGTGATTTCGCCGCGTTACGAAGACTACGCGCGCGCCCTCGCATCGACCGGGATCAACGGCACCGTCATCAACAACGTCAACGCCAACGCCCTCATCCTCACGCCCGAGTATTTGGCCAAGGTGGCCGCGCTGGCCGACGTGTTTCGCCAATGGGGTATCCGTCTTTACCTTACATCGCGCTTCAGTGCGCCGATGGAAATCGGCGGGCTGGAAACCGCCGATCCGCTCGATCCGGCGGTGCAGGCGTGGTGGGACGCCAAGGTCGCCGAGATCTACACCTACGTGCCCGACTTCGGCGGCTTCCTCGTCAAGGCCAACTCCGAAGGCCAGCCCGGTCCGCACGACTTCGGCCGCGACCACGCCGACGGGGCCAACATGTTGGCCGCGCCGCTCGCCGCCGAAGGTCGCGATGGCATCGTGATGTGGCGTGCCTTTGTCTACGCGTTTGAGGACGACACCGATCGCGTCAAACAGGCCTACAACCAATTCGTGCCGCTCGACGGCAAGTTCCTCGATAACGTCATCGTGCAGATCAAAAACGGTCCGCTCGACTTCATGCCGCGCGAGGCGTTCAGTCCGCTCTTCGGGGCCATGCCGCACACGCGACTCATGGCGGAGTTGCAGATCACGCAGGAGTATCTCGGTGGTTCCGTGCAACTCGCCTACCTCGGGCCGATGTGGGAGGAAGTCCTGACGCAGGACACCTACGCCCAAGGGGAGGGATCGACCATCGGTCGTGTCGTCGACGGCACGCTCAAGGGACATCCGCTTTCCGCCATCGCCGGCGTCGCCAACACCGGCACCGATCGCAACTGGACCGGCCATCCCCTCGCCCAATCCAACTGGTATGCCTACGGCCGCCTCGCCTGGGATCACGAGCTCACCGCCCACCAAATCGCCGAGGAATGGACGGCGTTGACCTTCGATGCCGAAGAGGACGCCGCCAACGAGATTGTAGAGATTCTCATGGGCTCGCGCGAAACGGTGGTGAACTACTCCATGCCGCTCGGCCTGCACCACATCATGGAGCGTGGTCATCACTACGGACCGGGACCCTGGGTGATGGGTGGACGCAGTGACTGGACCTCGCCCTATTACCACCAAGCCAACGAAATCGGCGTGGGCGCGGATCGCGGACAGTTTGGCTCCAAGGCAATCAACCAATACGCCCTCGAATTGCGGCAGCAGTGGGGGAATTTGGACACCGTGCCCGACAACCTCCTGCTCTGGTTTCACCATGTGCCGTGGGACTACGAAATGAAGTCCGGCCGCCCGCTGTGGGACGAACTCGCGCTGCGCTATCAGCAAGGCGTCGACGAAGTTCACGCGATGCAAGCGCGTTGGGACGATCTCCAGGGTAAGATCGATGACGAACGCTGGGACGCCACACGGCAGCGAATGGCGCTCCAGGAAAAGGACGCCCGCGAATGGCGCGACGCCTGCCTGCTGTATTTCCAACAATTCTCGCAGCGTCCGCTCCCCGAAGGCGTCGAACCCGCGGAGTATGATCTCCAGCACTACATCGACGTAAACCGCCGCTACTACCCCGGCCACCCCGGCGAATACTGA
- a CDS encoding sigma-70 family RNA polymerase sigma factor, giving the protein MITPSTLCPAPPSASHAPPDPVALLDLVDRALAGIAPRLPAHVDRDDLASAGREALIHATKRFNGPTADARAFCFVRVRGAMLDELRRLDPLARRRRERARAVSKSEHELTHELGRSPSTFEIAEALNLSLPEVHAAQADLAAEEAGAPILDENHADPMSPCPAATAEGGDLMGQLIDALDRLPPKQAYAVRRYHLEDATLDTIGGELGVSRERARQLRAAGETRLRADLAVLTLWDALLP; this is encoded by the coding sequence ATGATCACACCAAGCACCCTCTGTCCTGCCCCTCCCTCCGCCTCGCACGCGCCTCCCGATCCGGTCGCCTTACTCGACTTGGTTGACCGGGCGCTCGCGGGCATCGCCCCCCGCCTCCCGGCCCACGTCGACCGCGACGACCTCGCGTCGGCCGGTCGCGAGGCCCTTATCCACGCCACCAAACGCTTCAACGGTCCCACCGCCGATGCGCGCGCCTTCTGTTTCGTGCGCGTCCGCGGTGCGATGTTGGACGAACTGAGACGACTCGACCCCCTCGCCCGCCGTCGGCGCGAACGGGCCCGGGCCGTTTCGAAAAGCGAACACGAACTCACTCACGAGCTCGGCCGGTCGCCGTCCACCTTCGAGATTGCCGAAGCACTCAACCTCTCCCTGCCCGAAGTCCACGCCGCCCAGGCCGACCTCGCCGCCGAAGAGGCCGGTGCGCCCATCCTTGATGAAAACCACGCCGATCCCATGTCGCCCTGCCCGGCCGCCACCGCCGAAGGGGGCGACCTCATGGGTCAACTCATCGACGCCCTCGACCGCCTGCCCCCCAAGCAAGCCTACGCCGTGCGCCGGTATCATCTCGAAGACGCCACCCTCGACACCATCGGCGGCGAACTCGGCGTCTCCCGCGAACGTGCCCGGCAGCTCCGCGCCGCCGGCGAAACCCGCCTCCGCGCCGACCTCGCCGTCCTCACCCTCTGGGACGCCCTCCTCCCCTAA